A region of Carnobacterium gallinarum DSM 4847 DNA encodes the following proteins:
- a CDS encoding 3'-5' exoribonuclease YhaM family protein, translated as MDKKIFDYNVDDTFDLFLLIKNADVRVAKNGKKFIAFTFQDTSGQIDGKYWDASDPDIEAFTAGNVVKVSGKREIYQGNPQVKLFKIRLTNTGEPSTPEHFIESAPERKEDIAEEINQVIFEITNANMNRVVRHLMSKYQKEFFQFPAAKKHHHAYMGGLSFHTISMLRLAKFIANQYPEINKPLLYSGVILHDLGKVMELSGALSTEYTLEGNLVGHIVIVDEEIIKACAALKIDDKSEDIILLKHMILAHHGQLDYGSPVRPRVREAEILHQIDNIDASINMMNSALQRTEPGTFTERIFGMDNRTFYNPNVPKVTNEEQMELLD; from the coding sequence ATGGATAAAAAAATTTTTGATTACAATGTAGATGATACATTTGATTTATTTCTATTAATAAAAAATGCAGATGTACGAGTAGCCAAAAATGGTAAAAAGTTTATTGCCTTTACATTTCAAGATACTAGTGGGCAGATTGATGGGAAATATTGGGATGCTTCTGATCCAGATATTGAAGCCTTTACAGCAGGTAACGTTGTAAAAGTATCTGGCAAACGAGAGATCTATCAAGGAAATCCTCAAGTTAAATTATTTAAAATTCGATTAACGAATACAGGGGAGCCTAGTACACCTGAACATTTTATTGAAAGTGCACCAGAGAGAAAAGAAGATATTGCTGAAGAAATCAATCAAGTGATTTTTGAGATTACAAACGCCAACATGAACCGTGTTGTGCGTCATTTAATGAGCAAATATCAAAAAGAATTCTTCCAATTTCCAGCAGCGAAGAAGCATCATCATGCATACATGGGAGGACTTTCGTTCCACACAATTTCGATGTTACGTTTAGCCAAATTTATTGCTAATCAATATCCAGAAATTAACAAACCATTGTTGTATTCAGGTGTTATTTTACATGATCTTGGAAAAGTAATGGAACTATCAGGAGCGCTTTCTACGGAGTATACATTAGAAGGAAATCTTGTGGGCCATATTGTCATTGTAGATGAAGAAATTATTAAAGCTTGTGCAGCCTTAAAAATTGATGATAAGTCAGAAGATATTATTTTATTAAAACATATGATTTTAGCGCATCATGGTCAATTAGATTATGGTTCACCTGTGCGACCAAGAGTTCGTGAGGCTGAAATTTTGCATCAGATTGATAATATTGACGCATCTATTAATATGATGAATTCTGCATTACAAAGAACAGAACCAGGAACGTTCACTGAACGTATTTTTGGAATGGATAACCGAACATTTTATAATCCAAATGTACCAAAAGTAACGAATGAAGAACAGATGGAATTATTAGATTAA